The Mytilus galloprovincialis unplaced genomic scaffold, xbMytGall1.hap1.1 HAP1_SCAFFOLD_181, whole genome shotgun sequence genome has a window encoding:
- the LOC143060893 gene encoding diamine oxidase [copper-containing]-like: MADKVPSKTKEVDDKGKVQILQLAVLSAIVLLLAVCIIILSVFLSRDKMEICDTGYTVLPRDYEHPSVFDGLTPGEYEAVKTYMFTKTNLSLVLASEGTPKNAYIFMIDLLLPPKDKVIEHLDNGMKQPERKALVVLFRGDLSTGLVEEYEVGPLSYPNYHRKVNPHPIPFNFRPMDDPEYGRLFEIITKACETLYPLLIESYGLAYHNCTSSKNCMQFYDVAPRGINDEERRSWFWGFRDVEGLYLHPLGLEIQIDHVHRTFSDWKILQIVYNGQKRASPELLIEDYKKGNIKKLKIPTPTPEQNLYSTYKRRGESEMKEPLQGPKLIEPDGHRYKIHGLHVTYMHWEFNINTKASTGVQLFDIKFQKERIAYELSFQEACVFYSGYGPAQGITNYYDVSWFIGAYINELVVGVDCPDTATFLDVDFFLKSENPFRIKKGICVFEEHASVPLRRHYASDFHGSYFFYGGLGDYRLVVRSIANVWNYDYIFDYIFHLNGAIEVQVYSTGYVQSAFPLDDELRYGSKMASFMMANIHQHLFHYKVDLDINGRSNMYSTLDISTETFKSPWYSNFNKTQFKFELNKKSTEEEANYKTANEARYDIFYNDQVENEFKNKRAYRILNHGRTPYLLSKSSETNAARWAKFPLAVSKYKDNEISSTSIYANNGPRNPVVDFEKFISDNETLKNEDLVAWVTLGVLHIPHTEDIPSTTTAGSQVRFFILPFNYFPECPSMSSPNAVHITPKGENGINLNTFGTSHKSNCVQKQNGPASYDGRVYDAN, from the coding sequence ATGGCAGATAAAGTGCCATCTAAGACAAAAGAGGTGGATGATAAGGGCAAAGTTCAGATTCTCCAGCTGGCGGTGCTTTCAGCCATTGTACTTCTGCTGGCAGTGTGTATCATAATTTTATCAGTGTTTTTGTCACGTGACAAGATGGAAATTTGTGATACTGGATATACCGTACTGCCAAGAGACTACGAACATCCTTCTGTATTCGATGGACTAACACCAGGAGAATACGAAGCAGTGAAAACGTACATGTTCACCAAGACCAATTTAAGTCTTGTTCTCGCAAGTGAAGGAACACCAAAGAACGCTTACATTTTTATGATTGACTTACTCTTACCTCCGAAAGACAAGGTCATTGAGCATCTGGATAATGGCATGAAACAACCTGAGAGAAAAGCGCTTGTAGTTTTGTTTAGAGGAGATTTATCTACCGGGTTAGTAGAGGAATATGAAGTAGGCCCGCTTAGTTATCCTAATTATCACAGGAAAGTTAATCCTCATCCTATCCCTTTCAATTTCAGGCCCATGGACGATCCAGAATACGGGCGTCTGTTTGAAATTATTACAAAAGCCTGCGAAACACTTTATCCCCTTCTAATAGAAAGCTATGGGCTAGCATACCACAACTGCACGTCAAGCAAAAACTGTATGCAGTTTTATGATGTAGCTCCACGCGGCATAAATGATGAAGAAAGAAGGTCATGGTTTTGGGGCTTTAGGGATGTTGAAGGACTATATCTTCATCCACTTGGACTTGAAATCCAAATCGATCATGTGCATCGAACATTTTCAGATTGGAAAATTCTTCAAATAGTTTACAATGGTCAAAAAAGAGCATCTCCTGAACTTTTAATCGAAGATTATAAAAAGGgaaatataaagaaattaaaaatacccACACCTACACctgaacaaaatttatattcaACGTACAAAAGGAGAGGGGAAAGTGAAATGAAAGAACCATTACAAGGACCAAAGCTAATAGAACCAGATGGTCATAGATACAAAATACATGGATTACATGTTACGTATATGCATTGGGAGTTCAACATCAACACGAAGGCTTCAACCGGTGTacaattatttgatattaaatTCCAGAAAGAACGTATTGCGTATGAACTATCGTTTCAGGAAGCATGTGTATTCTATTCAGGATATGGACCCGCTCAAGGCATAACGAATTACTATGACGTGTCCTGGTTTATAGGAGCGTACATCAATGAACTGGTTGTCGGAGTAGATTGTCCAGATACTGCAACATTTTTGGAtgttgatttctttttaaaatccGAAAACCCTTTCCGAATAAAAAAAGGAATTTGCGTATTTGAGGAACATGCAAGTGTTCCGTTGAGACGACATTATGCTTCCGATTTTCATGGAAGCTATTTTTTTTATGGTGGTTTAGGAGATTATCGTTTGGTTGTCAGATCTATTGCAAACGTCTGGAACTATGACTACATATTTGAttacatatttcatttgaatGGGGCCATAGAAGTGCAAGTTTATTCAACAGGATATGTGCAATCAGCTTTCCCGCTAGACGATGAATTACGATATGGAAGTAAAATGGCGTCATTTATGATGGCCAATATTCACCAgcatttatttcattataaagtaGATTTAGATATAAATGGTCGTTCAAATATGTATTCTACTCTAGATATATCTACTGAAACTTTTAAATCGCCTTggtattcaaattttaataaaacacaatttaaatTCGAATTGAACAAAAAATCAACTGAAGAAGAAGCAAACTACAAAACCGCAAATGAAGCAAGGTATGACATTTTCTATAACGACCAGGTTGAGAAtgaattcaaaaacaaaagagcCTATCGAATACTTAACCACGGGAGAACCCCGTATCTGTTATCGAAATCGTCAGAAACCAATGCCGCACGTTGGGCAAAATTTCCATTAGCAGTCAGTAAATATAAAGATAACGAGATATCCAGTACTTCTATTTATGCAAATAACGGACCACGAAATCCCGTCGTCGATTTTGAGAAGTTTATTTCAGATAACGAGACTTTAAAAAATGAGGATCTGGTTGCCTGGGTAACTTTAGGCGTTTTACACATTCCTCATACAGAAGATATTCCATCTACAACCACAGCAGGATCCCAGGTGCGATTTTTTATTTTACCGTTCAATTATTTTCCTGAGTGTCCAAGTATGTCGTCTCCAAATGCAGTTCATATCACTCCTAAAGGAGAGAATGGTATAAATCTTAATACATTTGGAACCAGTCATAAGTCTAATTGTGTACAGAAACAAAACGGACCAGCTTCATATGATGGCAGAGTTTATGATGCTAACTAA